The genomic window CTGCCGGGGCCAGCACGCCGGGCAAAACCTTTGTCATCACTTTCGGAGATAACTCAGTGGATTCCGGCACGTCGGTGGCCTTCGACGGAGGTGCAGCTGAGGACTATCCAGAGTACAATGCTAAGGGATGCGATTTGGAGGCAGAAACTTGAACCCGACCGCCATCCGATCAGGCCAAGACGGCAGGGCAAGATTAGGTAAAAAAATCCGCTTCCTAAAACTGTTCTCATGATGGTAAAAGGTCCCCGGGATTTAATCGTAAACCGACATGGGACTAAACACGATCATGGCTTCATTTGCTCCGACCGCGGGTAGATCTATGGTAAATTCAGGCGTTCACCCTAAAGTCGCGATGAAAGGACCGCTCCTTCTGGCAACCTGTGTTGCTGCGTTAGGCGGATTCTTATTTGGATACGACACCGCCGTCATCAACGGTGCCAACCAATTTTTGCGCGCACACTTCGCCCTGGATCCACTGAACGAGGGTTTTGCGGCAGCCAGTGCCGTGCTTGGCTGTATCCCTGGCGCCATGTTCGCCGGCGGGCTGAGTGACCGCTACGGGCGGAAGAAGACGCTGTTCGTCTGCGCGATTCTATTTGCGCTGTCGGGTATATTCTCGGCCGTTCCGGAGAGCTTTTTTCAGTTTTTAGTTGCGCGCTTCATAAGTGGACTTGGCATTGGAGCGGCCTCGATGGTCTGCCCGATTTACATTGCCGAGCTTGCTCCGGAGAACTGGCGGGGCCGCTTGGGTGCCCTCTTTCAGCTCGGGATCGTGACGGGTATCTTCCTTACGCTCTTCATCAATCTCCGGATCCAAGGTGCCGGTGATGCGGCTTGGAACACGAGCACTGGCTGGCGCTGGATGCTGGCGGCCGAGGTCGTCCCGGCGATCTTGCTTCTGGTATTTCTTTTTCCCGCGCCCGAGAGCCCGCGTTGGCTGATCCAGGTCGGGTTGGTCAACGAAGCCCGCAGTATCCTGCAGCGGATCGGTGGGTCTGACCACGCTGAATTTGAGATCAGAGAAGTCGAGAAGGTGATCGCGAATAACAAGAGGTCCAGTACTTTTAAAGACGTCTTCAGCAAGCGTTACCGCCGTCCGCTGACGGTTGCTGTTTTGGTGATGCTATTCCAGCAGTTCTGCGGCATCAACGCTGTGATCTACTATTCGACGAAAATTTTCGCGTCTTCCGGCGCGGATCAAACGGCGGCATTTAACGGGTCGGCGTGGGTCGGCTTGGTGAATCTGCTCTTTACCTTAGTTGCCATTGCCTATGTGGATAAAGCAGGCCGTCGCCCTCTTATGCTCATCGGGACAGCGGTCCAGTCCGTGGCTCTAGCATCGATGG from Deltaproteobacteria bacterium includes these protein-coding regions:
- a CDS encoding sugar porter family MFS transporter, producing the protein MGLNTIMASFAPTAGRSMVNSGVHPKVAMKGPLLLATCVAALGGFLFGYDTAVINGANQFLRAHFALDPLNEGFAAASAVLGCIPGAMFAGGLSDRYGRKKTLFVCAILFALSGIFSAVPESFFQFLVARFISGLGIGAASMVCPIYIAELAPENWRGRLGALFQLGIVTGIFLTLFINLRIQGAGDAAWNTSTGWRWMLAAEVVPAILLLVFLFPAPESPRWLIQVGLVNEARSILQRIGGSDHAEFEIREVEKVIANNKRSSTFKDVFSKRYRRPLTVAVLVMLFQQFCGINAVIYYSTKIFASSGADQTAAFNGSAWVGLVNLLFTLVAIAYVDKAGRRPLMLIGTAVQSVALASMGWMFYTGQSGPGLLIGVITFISAFAMAMGPISWLFCAEIFPAQVRGRAMAVATFSNWASCFVVAQTFPMLNDSPSVGPGLTFGIYAVFSLMSFIFVWKMMPETKGKTLEEIEATWKVPA